One genomic segment of Micromonospora sp. WMMC415 includes these proteins:
- a CDS encoding YciI family protein, translating to MLLMQFSAAGTDFPPIHTWTPEEIRAHIGFMGEVNAKLVADGEWVQGEGLGGPAQAKIVRAGSGGEPVVTEGPFAETKEFLAGWWIVDVDAPERAVAIAAHISTAPGPGGRPLNMPIEVHPVMSAPPEEL from the coding sequence ATGTTGCTCATGCAGTTCAGCGCCGCCGGCACCGACTTCCCGCCGATCCACACCTGGACGCCGGAGGAGATCCGGGCGCACATCGGGTTCATGGGAGAGGTCAACGCGAAGCTGGTCGCCGACGGCGAGTGGGTCCAGGGTGAGGGCCTCGGCGGGCCGGCGCAGGCGAAGATCGTCCGGGCCGGCAGCGGCGGCGAGCCCGTCGTCACCGAGGGGCCGTTCGCCGAGACGAAGGAGTTCCTCGCCGGCTGGTGGATCGTGGACGTCGACGCCCCGGAGCGGGCGGTCGCGATCGCCGCGCACATCTCCACCGCGCCGGGCCCCGGCGGCCGGCCGCTGAACATGCCGATCGAGGTGCACCCGGTCATGTCGGCCCCGCCCGAGGAGCTGTGA
- a CDS encoding RNA polymerase sigma factor, with protein sequence MDTVDRDVEDLLRDLAPQVLGVLARRFGDFATAEDAVQEALLAAVTQWPVEGLPDNPRGWLVQVAYRRMVELVRSEAARRRREDLAATREPDDRRAAPAADKELGADRDDTLVLLLLCTHPALSPASAIALTLRAVGGLTTAEIARAFLVPEATMAQRISRAKQRIRASGVPFRMPDVEERPARLAAVLHVLYLIFTEGHTASVGPDLRRVDLAEEAVRLTRTLHAALPDESEVAGLLALMLLTDARAAARTGPGGELISLADQDRSRWDAVAIAEGVALVTWALPRGPVGPYQVQAAIAALHDEAASAEETDWPQILALYEVLERLAPGPVVSLNRAVATAMVHGPAAGLAALDALAADPRLAGHHRLPAARAHLYEMAGDRKRAVADYGAAADLTTSLPEQRYLRMRAARLTATRHQG encoded by the coding sequence CTGGACACGGTCGACCGTGACGTCGAGGACCTGCTGCGCGACCTGGCGCCGCAGGTCCTCGGTGTGCTCGCCCGCCGCTTCGGTGACTTCGCCACCGCCGAGGACGCGGTCCAGGAGGCGCTGCTCGCGGCGGTGACCCAGTGGCCGGTCGAGGGACTGCCGGACAACCCCCGGGGCTGGCTGGTCCAGGTCGCGTACCGCCGGATGGTCGAGCTGGTCCGCTCCGAGGCGGCCCGGCGGCGTCGGGAGGACCTGGCCGCCACCCGCGAGCCGGACGACCGCCGGGCCGCTCCGGCGGCGGACAAGGAACTGGGCGCGGACCGCGACGACACCCTGGTGCTGCTCCTCCTCTGCACCCACCCGGCGCTCTCCCCCGCCTCGGCGATCGCGCTCACCCTGCGGGCGGTCGGCGGCCTGACCACGGCGGAGATCGCCCGGGCGTTCCTCGTGCCCGAGGCCACGATGGCGCAGCGGATCAGCCGCGCCAAGCAGCGAATCCGCGCCTCCGGGGTGCCGTTCCGGATGCCGGACGTCGAGGAGCGTCCGGCCCGCCTGGCGGCGGTGCTGCACGTGCTGTACCTGATCTTCACGGAGGGACACACCGCCAGCGTCGGCCCGGACCTGCGGCGGGTCGACCTGGCCGAGGAGGCGGTCCGGCTGACCCGGACGCTGCACGCGGCGCTGCCCGACGAGAGCGAGGTCGCCGGGCTGCTCGCGCTCATGCTGCTCACCGACGCGCGCGCCGCCGCGCGCACCGGCCCCGGCGGGGAGCTGATCTCGCTGGCCGACCAGGACCGCTCGCGGTGGGACGCGGTGGCCATCGCGGAGGGCGTCGCGCTGGTCACCTGGGCGCTGCCCCGGGGGCCGGTCGGCCCGTACCAGGTGCAGGCGGCCATCGCCGCCCTGCACGACGAGGCGGCGAGCGCCGAGGAGACCGACTGGCCGCAGATCCTGGCGCTGTACGAGGTGCTGGAGCGGCTGGCACCCGGGCCGGTGGTGTCGCTCAACCGGGCGGTCGCGACCGCCATGGTGCACGGTCCGGCCGCCGGGCTGGCCGCCCTCGACGCCCTCGCCGCCGATCCCCGGCTCGCCGGACACCACCGGTTGCCCGCCGCCCGCGCCCACCTGTACGAGATGGCCGGCGACCGGAAGCGCGCGGTTGCCGACTACGGCGCCGCGGCCGACCTGACGACGAGCCTGCCGGAGCAGCGGTACCTGCGCATGCGCGCCGCCCGGCTCACCGCGACCCGGCACCAGGGCTGA
- a CDS encoding alpha-galactosidase: MTILHLRRARTSLVLDARGPGLPRVVHWGADLGPLTDGDLATLVAATVPPVVPSSFDAPTVLSLLPEPGAGWSGRPALAGHRDGAAWCTAFRLAGVDVDDGPEPSRVAAGGEAVRVPDGERDHDGAGTARVTVRASDPAAGLSLAVELTLDPHGVLTVRHRLRNDGTTGYELRELTPVLPVPAVATELLDLTGRWCRERSPQRHPWSMGTWVREGRHGRTGHDATLLLVAGTAGFGFGHGEVWAVHTAWSGDHVTFAERRPTGDSILGGGELLAPGEVLLAPGAEYATPLLYAVWSDTGLDGLSDALHRHLRARPTHPRTPRPVTLNVWEAVYFDHDLDRLRALADRAAEVGVERFVLDDGWFRGRRHDRAGLGDWYVDEKVWPDGLTPLVDHVTGHGMAFGLWVEPEMVNPDSDVFRTHPEWVLSVPGRLPPEWRHQQVLDVAHPEAYGYLLGRLDALLTEHPGISYLKWDHNRDLTEAGHHGRPGVHEQTVAVYRLLDELRARHPDVEIESCASGGARVDLEILRRTDRVWASDCNDALERLAIQRWTGLLLPPELVGTHIGPERSHTTHRVHDLGFRAAAALFGHHGIEWDIGAISADERRELTAWVALHKRLRPLLHAGRVVRVDHPDPAVWAHGVVAHDGSRAVYAVARLATSVAQVPGPVRLPGLDRHRRYAVRPAAGVPEPATLQMTEPGWVAAGGATLTGAVLASVGLPVPALHPEQALLLEVTVLD, translated from the coding sequence ATGACGATCCTGCACCTGCGCCGCGCCCGGACCAGCCTGGTGCTCGACGCGCGCGGGCCCGGGCTGCCGCGCGTCGTCCACTGGGGCGCCGACCTGGGCCCGCTCACCGACGGGGACCTGGCCACCCTGGTCGCCGCGACCGTCCCGCCGGTGGTTCCGAGCAGCTTCGACGCGCCGACCGTGCTGTCCCTGCTGCCCGAGCCCGGCGCCGGGTGGAGCGGCCGGCCGGCACTGGCCGGGCACCGCGACGGCGCGGCCTGGTGCACCGCGTTCCGCCTGGCCGGCGTCGACGTCGACGACGGGCCGGAACCGAGCCGCGTGGCCGCGGGCGGGGAGGCGGTGCGCGTACCCGACGGGGAGCGGGACCACGACGGGGCCGGCACGGCGCGGGTGACCGTGCGGGCGTCGGACCCGGCCGCCGGCCTGTCCCTCGCCGTGGAGCTGACGCTGGACCCGCACGGTGTGCTGACCGTGCGGCACCGGCTGCGCAACGACGGCACGACCGGTTACGAACTGCGGGAGCTGACCCCGGTGCTGCCGGTGCCGGCGGTCGCCACCGAACTGCTCGACCTCACCGGCCGGTGGTGCCGGGAACGGTCGCCGCAGCGGCACCCGTGGTCGATGGGCACCTGGGTACGGGAGGGCCGGCACGGCCGCACCGGCCACGACGCCACGCTGCTGCTGGTGGCCGGCACGGCCGGGTTCGGGTTCGGGCACGGCGAGGTGTGGGCGGTGCACACCGCGTGGAGCGGGGACCACGTGACCTTCGCGGAGCGCCGGCCCACCGGCGACTCGATCCTCGGCGGCGGCGAGTTGCTGGCCCCCGGCGAGGTGCTGCTCGCCCCGGGCGCCGAGTACGCCACCCCGCTGCTGTACGCGGTGTGGTCCGACACCGGGCTGGACGGCCTCAGCGACGCCCTGCACCGGCACCTGCGCGCCCGGCCGACCCACCCGCGGACGCCCCGGCCGGTCACCCTCAACGTCTGGGAGGCGGTCTACTTCGACCACGACCTGGACCGGTTGCGCGCCCTCGCCGACCGGGCCGCCGAGGTCGGCGTGGAACGGTTCGTCCTCGACGACGGTTGGTTCCGGGGCCGGCGGCACGACCGCGCCGGCCTCGGCGACTGGTACGTCGACGAGAAGGTCTGGCCGGACGGTCTGACGCCGCTCGTCGACCACGTGACCGGCCACGGAATGGCGTTCGGGCTGTGGGTCGAGCCGGAGATGGTCAACCCCGACTCGGACGTGTTCCGCACCCACCCCGAGTGGGTGCTCTCGGTGCCCGGCCGGCTGCCGCCCGAGTGGCGGCACCAACAGGTGCTCGACGTCGCCCACCCGGAGGCGTACGGGTACCTGCTCGGCCGGCTCGACGCGCTGCTCACCGAGCACCCCGGCATCAGCTACCTCAAGTGGGACCACAACCGGGACCTCACCGAGGCCGGCCACCACGGCCGGCCGGGCGTACACGAGCAGACCGTCGCGGTCTACCGGCTCCTCGACGAGCTGCGTGCCCGGCACCCGGACGTCGAGATCGAGAGCTGCGCCTCCGGCGGCGCCCGGGTCGACCTGGAGATCCTCCGGCGCACCGACCGGGTCTGGGCCAGCGACTGCAACGACGCCCTCGAACGGCTGGCCATCCAGCGCTGGACCGGGCTGCTGCTGCCGCCCGAACTGGTCGGCACCCACATCGGGCCGGAGCGGTCGCACACCACCCACCGCGTCCACGACCTGGGCTTCCGGGCGGCGGCCGCGCTCTTCGGCCACCACGGCATCGAGTGGGACATCGGCGCGATCAGTGCCGACGAACGCCGGGAGCTGACCGCCTGGGTGGCCCTGCACAAGCGGCTCCGCCCGCTGCTGCACGCCGGGCGGGTGGTCCGGGTCGACCACCCGGACCCGGCCGTCTGGGCGCACGGCGTGGTCGCACACGACGGTTCCCGCGCGGTGTACGCGGTGGCGCGCCTGGCCACCTCGGTCGCCCAGGTGCCCGGGCCGGTCCGGCTCCCCGGCCTGGACCGGCACCGGCGGTACGCGGTCCGACCGGCGGCGGGCGTGCCGGAACCGGCGACGCTCCAGATGACCGAGCCCGGCTGGGTGGCCGCCGGTGGCGCCACGCTGACCGGTGCCGTCCTCGCCTCGGTCGGGCTCCCGGTGCCGGCGCTGCACCCGGAGCAGGCCCTGCTGCTGGAGGTCACCGTGCTCGACTGA
- a CDS encoding TIGR03557 family F420-dependent LLM class oxidoreductase, translating to MVNVGYTLLCEQAGPKELVDYAVRAEAAGFDHLVMSDHYYPWLDSQGHAPYAWSVLGAVAHATSRARLMSFVTCPIARYHPAVVAQKASTVGVLSDGRFTLGLGAGENLNEHVVGGWPHVQQRHEMFEEALQIIRPLLNGETLTFSGNHYDVPDAYVWDRPEQPVPMAIAASGRQSATLAAEYADGMIATDPLAELVEMYDDAGGAGKPRFGQVAICYGPDEAECRKIVHDQFRWFGLGWKVNADLPGPDAFAAATQFVREEDVAEGVPCGPDVDRHVEAFKKFVDAGFSHVALVQVGGESQPMFLEWAQEQLLPRLREL from the coding sequence ATGGTCAACGTCGGCTACACCCTCCTGTGCGAGCAGGCCGGTCCGAAGGAACTGGTCGACTACGCCGTACGCGCCGAGGCGGCCGGCTTCGACCACCTCGTCATGTCCGACCACTACTACCCCTGGCTCGATTCGCAGGGCCACGCCCCGTACGCCTGGTCGGTGCTCGGCGCGGTCGCCCACGCCACCTCGCGGGCGCGGCTGATGTCGTTCGTGACCTGCCCGATCGCCCGCTACCACCCGGCCGTCGTGGCGCAGAAGGCGAGCACCGTCGGCGTGCTGTCGGACGGGCGGTTCACCCTGGGCCTGGGCGCGGGCGAGAACCTCAACGAGCACGTCGTGGGCGGCTGGCCGCACGTGCAGCAGCGGCACGAGATGTTCGAGGAGGCCCTCCAGATCATCCGGCCCCTGCTCAACGGGGAGACGCTCACCTTCTCCGGCAACCACTACGACGTGCCCGACGCGTACGTCTGGGACCGGCCGGAGCAGCCGGTGCCGATGGCGATCGCCGCCTCCGGCCGGCAGTCGGCCACCCTCGCCGCCGAGTACGCCGACGGGATGATCGCCACCGACCCGCTCGCCGAGCTGGTCGAGATGTACGACGACGCCGGCGGCGCCGGCAAGCCACGCTTCGGGCAGGTCGCCATCTGCTACGGCCCGGACGAAGCCGAGTGCCGCAAGATCGTGCACGACCAGTTCCGCTGGTTCGGGTTGGGCTGGAAGGTCAACGCGGACCTGCCCGGGCCGGACGCCTTCGCCGCCGCCACCCAGTTCGTGCGGGAGGAGGACGTCGCCGAGGGCGTCCCCTGCGGCCCGGACGTCGACCGGCACGTCGAGGCGTTCAAGAAGTTCGTCGACGCCGGCTTCAGCCACGTCGCGCTCGTACAGGTCGGCGGGGAGAGCCAGCCGATGTTCCTGGAGTGGGCGCAGGAGCAGTTGCTGCCGCGCCTGCGGGAGCTGTGA
- a CDS encoding alpha/beta fold hydrolase, translating to MRVSPLRRPRLTAAGRFGPAELRLALAAPRPTAGLTSEWRLVDGLRTHTRRGADPGTDAPPVVLVHGLAVSHRYLTPLAVALADTHPVYVPDLPGFGLTERPGTAYDVPRHADHLAAWLAAYRMPPVCVLGHSFGAEVAAALAARHPEAVRAVVLAGPTSDPAARSRRGQVGRWLVDTLREAPLQAPILLRDVWDARPWRVSATLTHSVRNAIEADLVRIAAPTVVVTGSRDPVVPGGWRSQAARLVPHARDVVVPGAAHNVATTAPAQVADAVRLLLAPTLTNR from the coding sequence GTGAGGGTCTCGCCGCTGCGGCGGCCCCGGCTGACCGCGGCCGGGCGCTTCGGCCCCGCCGAGCTGCGCCTCGCCCTCGCCGCGCCCCGGCCCACCGCCGGTCTCACCAGTGAGTGGCGACTGGTCGACGGCCTCCGGACGCACACCCGCCGCGGCGCCGACCCGGGCACCGACGCCCCGCCGGTCGTGCTCGTGCACGGCCTCGCCGTCTCACACCGGTACCTCACCCCCCTGGCCGTGGCGCTCGCCGACACCCACCCCGTGTACGTGCCGGACCTGCCCGGCTTCGGCCTGACCGAACGCCCCGGCACCGCGTACGACGTGCCCCGGCACGCCGACCACCTCGCCGCCTGGCTGGCCGCGTACCGGATGCCGCCGGTCTGCGTGCTCGGCCACTCGTTCGGCGCGGAGGTCGCCGCGGCCCTGGCCGCCCGGCACCCCGAGGCGGTCCGCGCGGTGGTGCTGGCCGGCCCCACCAGCGACCCGGCCGCGCGGTCACGGCGCGGCCAGGTCGGACGGTGGCTGGTCGACACGCTGCGCGAGGCGCCGTTGCAGGCGCCCATCCTGCTCCGCGACGTGTGGGACGCCCGCCCCTGGCGGGTGTCCGCGACCCTCACCCACTCGGTGCGCAACGCGATCGAGGCGGACCTGGTGCGGATCGCCGCGCCGACCGTGGTGGTGACCGGCTCCCGCGACCCGGTGGTCCCCGGCGGGTGGCGGTCACAGGCGGCGCGGCTGGTACCCCACGCCCGGGACGTCGTGGTGCCCGGCGCCGCGCACAACGTCGCCACCACCGCCCCCGCCCAGGTCGCCGACGCGGTCCGGCTGCTGCTGGCTCCGACCCTGACGAACAGGTGA
- a CDS encoding cellulase family glycosylhydrolase — MTRRLSAAGAALLALLVAVLMIGQPARAATGFTVANGKLYDANGNEFIMRGVNHAHTWYTHQTRSFADIKALGANTVRVVLSSGDRWTRNSATDVANVISLCRTNRLICVLEVHDTTGYGEQSGAITLDRAVDYWLSIADVLRGQEAYVIVNIGNEPYGNQNYGTWAGDTSNAITRLRAADLDHTIMVDAPNWGQDWTFTMRDNASTVFAADPDRNTVFSIHMYGVFDTAAEISDYLGRFRAARLPIVVGEFGHNHSDGNPDEDTILSYSQANGIGWLGWSWSGNGGGVEYLDLAVNFDPNNLSTWGQRLFNGANGIKATAKEATVFGNPPTSPPPTTPPPTTPPPTTPPPGGCTATYTITNQWPGGFQGDVRVTAGGSAITGWTVRWTFANGQTVNQSWNVSLTSSGSAVTARNVDWNGRLGVGASTSFGFLGSWNGTNAAPAVTCTAS, encoded by the coding sequence ATGACAAGACGACTCTCCGCCGCCGGTGCGGCGCTTCTCGCGCTGCTCGTCGCGGTCCTGATGATCGGGCAGCCGGCGCGGGCCGCGACCGGCTTCACGGTCGCGAACGGCAAGCTGTACGACGCGAACGGCAACGAGTTCATCATGCGTGGGGTCAACCACGCGCACACCTGGTACACGCACCAGACCCGTTCGTTCGCCGACATCAAGGCGCTCGGGGCGAACACCGTCCGCGTGGTGTTGTCGAGCGGCGACCGGTGGACCCGCAACAGCGCCACCGACGTCGCCAACGTCATCTCCCTGTGCCGGACCAACCGCCTCATCTGCGTCCTGGAGGTGCACGACACCACCGGGTACGGCGAGCAGAGCGGCGCGATCACGCTCGACCGGGCCGTGGACTACTGGCTGAGCATCGCCGATGTCCTGCGTGGGCAGGAGGCGTACGTGATCGTCAACATCGGCAACGAGCCGTACGGCAACCAGAACTACGGCACCTGGGCCGGCGACACATCCAACGCGATCACGCGGCTGCGCGCCGCCGACCTCGACCACACGATCATGGTGGACGCCCCCAACTGGGGGCAGGACTGGACGTTCACCATGCGCGATAACGCGTCGACGGTGTTCGCCGCCGACCCGGACCGCAACACCGTCTTCTCGATCCACATGTACGGCGTCTTCGACACCGCCGCCGAGATCAGCGACTACCTCGGCCGGTTCCGCGCCGCCCGGCTGCCGATCGTGGTGGGCGAGTTCGGCCACAACCACTCCGACGGGAACCCGGACGAGGACACCATCCTCAGCTACAGCCAGGCCAACGGCATCGGCTGGCTGGGCTGGTCGTGGAGCGGCAACGGCGGTGGCGTCGAGTACCTGGACCTGGCGGTCAACTTCGACCCGAACAACCTGAGCACGTGGGGCCAGCGGCTGTTCAACGGCGCCAACGGCATCAAGGCCACCGCGAAGGAGGCCACGGTGTTCGGCAACCCGCCGACCAGCCCGCCGCCGACCACGCCGCCGCCGACCACCCCGCCGCCCACGACGCCACCGCCGGGCGGCTGCACGGCCACGTACACGATCACCAACCAGTGGCCCGGCGGTTTCCAGGGTGACGTCCGGGTGACCGCCGGCGGGTCGGCGATCACGGGCTGGACGGTGCGCTGGACGTTCGCCAACGGCCAGACCGTCAACCAGTCCTGGAACGTGTCGCTGACCAGCAGCGGGTCGGCGGTCACCGCCCGCAACGTGGACTGGAACGGCCGGCTGGGCGTCGGCGCCAGCACCAGCTTCGGCTTCCTCGGCAGCTGGAACGGCACCAACGCCGCACCCGCGGTGACCTGCACCGCGAGCTGA
- a CDS encoding carbohydrate ABC transporter permease, producing MSEATAPAPARRPLRPARVLLHVFLAAVAVSWLFPILWAVLTSLRSYEYTAANGYVSLGGWTFDNYVTAWRTAEFGQHFLNSVYITVPAVLLTLFLASCVAFVIARFSWRTNLILLGLFTAANLLPQQALLIPLFRLFTQVPLPEFMSDSELLYDSYWGLILVNVAFQCGFCVFVLSNYMKALPRDLYEAAMVDGASVWRQYWQVTMPLCRPALAALATLEVTWIYNEFFWATVLMRTGDKFPVTSSLNNLRGEFFTDNNLVSAGSVLVAIPTLVIFFLLQKQFVRGLTLGASKG from the coding sequence ATGAGCGAGGCCACCGCTCCGGCCCCGGCCCGCCGGCCGCTGCGCCCGGCCCGGGTGCTGCTGCACGTCTTCCTCGCCGCCGTGGCGGTGAGCTGGCTGTTCCCGATCCTGTGGGCCGTGCTCACCTCGCTGCGGTCGTACGAGTACACCGCCGCCAACGGCTACGTCTCGCTCGGCGGCTGGACCTTCGACAACTACGTCACCGCGTGGCGGACCGCCGAGTTCGGGCAGCACTTCCTCAACTCCGTGTACATCACCGTGCCGGCGGTGCTGCTGACCCTCTTCCTCGCCTCGTGCGTCGCGTTCGTCATCGCGCGGTTCAGCTGGCGGACCAACCTGATCCTGCTCGGCCTGTTCACCGCGGCGAACCTGCTGCCCCAGCAGGCTCTGCTGATCCCGCTGTTCCGCCTCTTCACCCAGGTGCCGCTGCCGGAGTTCATGAGCGACTCGGAGCTGCTGTACGACAGCTACTGGGGGCTGATCCTGGTCAACGTCGCCTTCCAGTGCGGCTTCTGCGTGTTCGTGCTGAGCAACTACATGAAGGCGCTCCCCCGCGACCTGTACGAGGCGGCGATGGTCGACGGGGCGAGCGTGTGGCGGCAGTACTGGCAGGTGACCATGCCGCTGTGCCGGCCCGCCCTGGCGGCCCTGGCGACGCTGGAGGTGACCTGGATCTACAACGAGTTCTTCTGGGCCACCGTGCTCATGCGGACCGGCGACAAGTTCCCGGTCACCAGTTCGCTCAACAACCTGCGCGGCGAGTTCTTCACCGACAACAACCTCGTGTCGGCCGGCTCCGTGCTGGTCGCGATCCCCACCCTGGTGATCTTCTTCCTGTTGCAGAAGCAGTTCGTCCGGGGCCTCACCCTGGGAGCCAGCAAGGGATGA
- a CDS encoding endonuclease/exonuclease/phosphatase family protein, protein MLRVATWNIRTGGRDAGGGDRRDLIVRVVTDLRPDILALQELRGFDDGTLAAFAGRMGMVARLARSWFAQPVAVLVRPPLRILTAGRVRRPFHHAAERVTVATDAGPLTVFGTHLNPYSGGRRRMEADWLAAAVRRTGGPALVAGDLNTLDPAVDHTARLAGLPELYRRRHLRRDGRTVDTRAVARLLDAGLVDLWARDGSPEPDGWTVPTRHGGAEFAPMRLDYLLATPAVAELTRQVRVVRGGDADRASDHYPLIADLDVAPA, encoded by the coding sequence ATGCTGCGCGTGGCGACGTGGAACATCCGTACCGGCGGTCGGGACGCCGGCGGCGGGGACCGGCGGGATCTGATCGTCCGGGTCGTCACCGACCTGCGGCCGGACATCCTGGCGCTGCAGGAGCTGCGCGGCTTCGACGACGGCACCCTGGCGGCCTTCGCCGGGCGGATGGGGATGGTGGCACGCCTGGCCCGGTCGTGGTTCGCCCAGCCGGTGGCGGTGCTGGTCCGCCCGCCGCTGCGGATCCTCACCGCCGGCCGGGTACGCCGGCCGTTCCACCACGCCGCCGAGCGGGTCACGGTGGCCACCGACGCGGGGCCGCTGACCGTGTTCGGTACGCATCTCAACCCGTACTCCGGCGGGCGGCGACGGATGGAGGCCGACTGGCTGGCGGCGGCCGTGCGCCGGACCGGCGGGCCGGCCCTGGTCGCCGGTGACCTGAACACCCTCGATCCGGCCGTCGACCACACCGCGCGCCTGGCCGGGCTGCCGGAGCTGTACCGGCGCCGGCACCTGCGCCGGGACGGCCGGACCGTGGACACCCGCGCGGTCGCCCGGCTGCTGGACGCCGGCCTGGTCGACCTCTGGGCACGCGACGGTTCACCGGAACCGGACGGGTGGACCGTGCCGACGCGGCACGGCGGGGCGGAGTTCGCGCCGATGCGCCTGGACTACCTTCTGGCCACGCCCGCAGTCGCCGAGCTGACCCGGCAGGTGCGGGTGGTCCGGGGCGGCGACGCCGACCGCGCCTCCGACCACTACCCGCTGATCGCCGACCTCGACGTCGCGCCGGCGTAG
- a CDS encoding carbohydrate ABC transporter permease produces MSDLPLVQADRAVPPPAATTTTGGRGRRLRLLSRTDRVVIALMVLVPLLLVVALVWLPALATVALSTTDWDGIGPVSEIEFVGARNYSDVVNIYPPFVPAVQNNLLWLAALFVVATPIGMFLAVLLDKELRGTRFYQTALYLPVVLSLALIGFVWQLIYSRDQGLLNGVFGTDVDWYGDPDVNIWAVLVAAGWRHVGYIMLLYLAGLKGVDPSLREAAAVDGASEPSTFFKVVFPVMRPINIIVLVVTVIESLRAFDLVWVINKGRNGLELISALVTANVVGEASRIGFGSALATIMLVVSLVFITVYLATVMREDRR; encoded by the coding sequence GTGTCCGACCTGCCCCTGGTCCAAGCGGACCGCGCCGTACCGCCGCCGGCCGCGACCACCACCACCGGTGGGCGCGGCCGCCGGCTACGGCTCCTGTCCCGCACCGACCGCGTGGTCATCGCGCTGATGGTGCTCGTACCGCTGCTGCTCGTCGTCGCCCTCGTCTGGCTGCCGGCGCTGGCCACGGTGGCGCTGTCGACCACCGACTGGGACGGCATCGGCCCGGTCAGCGAGATCGAGTTCGTCGGTGCCCGCAACTACTCCGACGTGGTGAACATCTACCCGCCGTTCGTCCCGGCCGTGCAGAACAACCTGCTCTGGCTGGCCGCGCTCTTCGTGGTAGCCACCCCGATCGGGATGTTCCTGGCCGTCCTGCTCGACAAGGAACTGCGCGGCACCCGGTTCTACCAGACCGCGCTCTACCTGCCGGTCGTGCTCTCCCTCGCGCTGATCGGCTTCGTCTGGCAGCTCATCTACTCGCGCGACCAGGGGCTGCTCAACGGCGTCTTCGGCACCGACGTCGACTGGTACGGCGACCCGGACGTCAACATCTGGGCGGTGCTCGTCGCGGCCGGGTGGCGACACGTCGGCTACATCATGCTGCTGTACCTGGCCGGGCTGAAGGGTGTGGACCCGTCGCTGCGGGAGGCCGCCGCCGTCGACGGCGCCTCGGAACCCAGCACCTTCTTCAAGGTGGTCTTCCCGGTCATGCGACCGATCAACATCATCGTGCTGGTCGTGACGGTGATCGAGTCGCTGCGCGCGTTCGACCTGGTCTGGGTGATCAACAAGGGTCGCAACGGCCTGGAGCTGATCTCCGCGCTGGTCACCGCGAACGTCGTCGGCGAGGCCAGCCGGATCGGCTTCGGCTCCGCGCTGGCGACCATCATGCTGGTCGTCTCGCTGGTCTTCATCACCGTCTACCTGGCCACCGTCATGAGGGAGGACCGGCGATGA